One genomic window of Entelurus aequoreus isolate RoL-2023_Sb linkage group LG07, RoL_Eaeq_v1.1, whole genome shotgun sequence includes the following:
- the LOC133653488 gene encoding zinc finger protein 391-like: MYEEELCPTKEEKERQHQLLDAVFEKPQVVLHRKDVCEEHLHPEQQKWSIMMVMEEPQPSHIKKEEYPLILHFKKEEKDPLTPHYKEEEEDPRTPHFKEEGENPLTPHIKVEKEDPLTPHIKEEEEDPQTPHIKEEEEEQLTPHIKEEEEERLTPHIKEEEEEHSISQEGEHLECLEDFPVTGVIVKSEDDKVKGESEEKREAEPPSSSSTQHMTTEADGDHCGGSQADKILAPLSDSDDTTSHSPDTDDEDSKDDKTCHTDNTRFKCSQCDKTFKYHWDRKVHMRTHTGEKPFACSVCGKGFTRNRDLKRHTRIHTGENPFSCSVCGKGFAGKSDLKIHTRMHTGEKPFSCSVCGKGFARNSHLKMHTRIHTGEKSCICSVCGQGFKQNCDLKRHTRIHTGENPVSCSVCGKGFAGKSDLKVHTRMHTGEKPFSCSVCGKGFAQNGHLKRHTRIHTGEK, translated from the exons atgtacgaggaggaactttgtccaacaaaagaggagaaggaacgacaacatcaactactggacgctgttttcgagaaacctcaagttgtgttacacagaaaag acgtctgtgaagaacatcttcacCCTGAGCAACAGAAGTGGAGCATCATGATGGTGatggaggagccacagccctcccACATTAAGAAGGAAGAATACCCACTGATCCTACATTTTAAAAAGGAAGAGAaggacccactgacaccccattataaagaggaagaggaggacccacggACAcctcattttaaagaggaaggggagaacccactgacccctcacattaaggtggaaaaggaggacccactgacccctcacattaaagaagaagaggaggacccacagactcctcacattaaggaggaagaggaggaacaactaacccctcacattaaggaggaagaggaggaacgactaacccctcacattaaggaggaagaggaggaacacagcatcagtcaggagggagagcatcttgaatgTTTGGAGGacttcccagtgactggtgtgattgtgaagagtgaagatgataaggtcaaaggtgagagtgaggagaagagagaggcagagcctccaagcagcagctcaactcaacacatgacaacagaagctgatggagaccactgtggaggatcacaagcagacaagatcttagctccactatcagatagtgacgacacaacgtctcactctcctgacactgatgatgaagactctaaagatgataagacatgtcacactgacaacacacgctTTAAATGTTCTCAGTGTGACAAAACGTTTAAATACCATTGGGAtcggaaagtacacatgagaacacacactggagaaaaaccttttgcctgttcagtctgtggtaaaggttttacacgaaATCGTGATCTGAAAAGACACACAAGAATCCACACTGGAGAAAACCCCTTTTCttgttcagtctgtggtaaaggttttgcggGAAAAAGTGATCTGAAAATACACACAAgaatgcacactggagaaaaacccttttcctgttcagtctgtggtaaaggtttcgcACGAAATAGTCATCTGAAAATGCATACAAGAATCCACACTGGTGAAAAATCATGTATCTGTTCAGTCTGTGGTCAAGGTTTTAAACAAAATTGTGATCTGAAAAGACACACAAGAATCCACACTGGAGAAAACCCTGTTtcctgttcagtctgtggtaaaggttttgcggGAAAAAGTGATCTGAAAGTACACACAAgaatgcacactggagaaaaacccttttcctgctcagtctgtggtaaaggttttgcacaaaaTGGTCATCTGAAAAGACACACAAGAATCCACACTGGTGAAAAATAA